Proteins encoded together in one Telopea speciosissima isolate NSW1024214 ecotype Mountain lineage chromosome 4, Tspe_v1, whole genome shotgun sequence window:
- the LOC122658419 gene encoding KH domain-containing protein HEN4-like — translation MSSAFIPSKRPHDRSSLELSGKGKWKKSRNFSLQSQPLKISLLSTVFRILCPASKTGGVIGKGGTIISQIRQETGAKVRVEETVPGCDERVILIAGSDKESEASNEQIKEDEDNKNTVESDEAEEHEENNGNKEFSPPEDSQSDKGTSSVQKALLLVFERIVEGEPESDGGDEESKDSSCFVVRLLVLSSQVGCLLGKGGSVIKQMAAESGAQIRILPRDKLPLCASPADELVQLTGGLDAVRKALQCVSQQLLENPPRDRDSFPARKPTGPTSNPFGSPLPKSEAYPPPSFCFPAQGPYAAGPFPPSIPKFHDNFIPGRMKPSQEILTFKLLCLNEKVGGVIGKGGTIIKTIQLETGCDVKILEGVPDSEDRIIVISGPAIPDERISAAQDAVLRVQARLVRAVPDRAEKIVLAQLLVSSGQIGCLLGKGGSIIAEMRKLSGAQIRILGKDQIPKCASQNEEVVQITGEFEAVQEALLQITSRLKHHFFRDTFSSIHHLSHPAFPDQVPSFPSYVGRRELSPQVPNLGPSFHKFEHVGGLPPHGRIHPHDERSAFVHNIHRPGIPPHSSERLPSSASWGAQARTDGGGPMGISEYPGGPQRRTGVNGGGSQPAIITSTTVEVVIPRYLVPSIYGEDGSCLKQIRQISGAKITITEPRPGDTETVIIISGAPDQTHAAQSLLQAFVMSGADSS, via the exons ATGTCTTCTGCATTCATACCTTCAAAGAGACCCCATGATCGGAGCTCATTGGAGCTTAGTGGAAAGGGGAAAtggaaaaagtccagaaatttTAGTCTACAGTCTCAACCACTGAAAATTTCCCTTCTTAGCACTGTATTTCGTATTCTCTGTCCTGCTTCGAAGACTGGAGGTGTGATTGGGAAAGGTGGCACCATTATATCGCAGATACGACAAGAAACTGGTGCAAAGGTCAGAGTTGAGGAAACAGTTCCTGGATGTGATGAACGAGTAATTCTTATTGCAGGCTCTGATAAAGAATCAGAAGCCAGCAATGAGCAAATCAAGGAGGATGAAGATAATAAAAACACTGTAGAGAGTGATGAAGCCGAGGAACATGAGGAAAACAATGGAAATAAGGAATTTTCTCCACCTGAAGATTCACAGTCTGACAAAGGAACTTCATCTGTGCAGAAGGCTTTGTTACTTGTTTTTGAAAGAATAGTCGAAGGAGAACCTGAAAGTGATGGAGGAGATGAAGAAagtaaggattcttcttgctttGTTGTCAGGCTACTTGTGCTTTCGAGCCAAGTTGGCTGCCTTCTAGGGAAAGGTGGAAGTGTAATCAAGCAAATGGCAGCAGAGAGTGGCGCGCAGATCCGGATTCTTCCTAGAGACAAACTTCCTTTATGTGCATCACCAGCTGATGAACTAGTTCAG CTGACAGGGGGATTGGATGCAGTTAGGAAGGCTCTTCAATGTGTTTCTCAACAGCTTTTGGAGAATCCACCTCGTGACCGTGATTCTTTTCCTGCAAGAAAGCCTACTGGGCCGACATCTAATCCATTTGGTTCTCCTCTTCCTAAATCAGAAGCATATCCCCCACCATCCTTTTGTTTCCCTGCTCAAGGACCTTATGCTGCCGGGCCATTTCCACCATCAATTCCAAAATTCCATGACAATTTTATCCCAGGGCGAATGAAACCTTCTCAGGAAATCTTAACCTTTAAGCTATTGTGTCTCAATGAGAAGGTTGGCGGTGTAATAGGAAAGGGGGGAACTATCATTAAGACAATTCAACTTGAAACAGGCTGTGATGTTAAAATTCTTGAAGGAGTTCCTGATTCAGAGGATCGAATCATTGTGATATCTGGTCCGGCG ATTCCAGATGAAAGGATATCTGCTGCACAAGATGCAGTTCTACGTGTCCAAGCTAGGTTAGTTAGGGCTGTGCCAGATAGGGCGGAGAAAATCGTCTTAGCCCAGCTTCTTGTCTCCTCCGGTCAGATTGGTTGCCTTCTTGGCAAGGGTGGTTCCATCATAGCTGAAATGAGGAAGTTATCTGGGGCTCAGATTCGTATATTAGGGAAGGATCAGATTCCGAAGTGTGCTTCACAAAATGAAGAAGTTGTTCAG ATAACGGGGGAATTCGAGGCAGTTCAAGAAGCTCTTTTGCAGATAACTAGTAGGCTGAAGCATCATTTCTTTCGTGATACATTTTCTTCTATCCACCATCTTTCACATCCTGCCTTTCCGGATCAAGTACCTTCATTTCCTTCATATGTGGGAAGGAGGGAACTCTCACCTCAAGTTCCTAATTTGGGCCCATCATTTCACAAATTTGAACATGTTGGTGGCTTGCCTCCTCATGGTCGAATTCATCCCCATGATGAGCGATCTGCTTTTGTTCACAATATTCATAGGCCAGGCATCCCCCCTCATAGTTCTGAACGGTTACCTTCTTCAGCATCATGGGGAGCTCAG GCACGAACTGATGGTGGTGGTCCGATGGGCATTTCTGAGTACCCAGGAGGCCCCCAAAGAAGAACTGGGGTTAATGGAGG TGGAAGCCAGCCAGCTATTATTACAAGTACCACTGTGGAAGTTGTTATACCACGATATCTTGTTCCTTCAATTTATGGAGAGGATGGAAGCTGTTTAAAACAAATACGACAG ATATCTGGAGCAAAGATTACCATCACTGAACCCAGACCTGGAGACACGGAGACTGTAATTATAATATCTGGAGCGCCTGACCAGACTCATGCTGCTCAAAGTCTTCTTCAAGCATTTGTAATGAGTGGAGCAGATTCTTCTTGA
- the LOC122658422 gene encoding uncharacterized protein LOC122658422 isoform X1 — MMAHTQIVKSSFFPFLNFRTDSNRKISWFCSNSELAVTQRKIMKPQNRRNPNILIDRGFRVRCRLQEGENDSNSEEPPESLFMKELKRRGMNPTSLLEDSNRSMYGQDEERKLEEDGRSSSQRNAVLSDVEKSLSNQRERSMALNSEGPEGLIPRAKLLLTLGGTFFLGFWPLILVTVTFFSALYFYFGPSFVHDASKTPISLPSYVDPYALLEDGRISKSAPNVN, encoded by the exons ATGATGGCGCATACACAGATTGTCAAATCgagtttctttcctttccttaatTTTCGAACAGATTCCAACAGGAAAATTAGTTGGTTTTGCTCGAATTCTGAACTTGCTGTTACACAGAGGAAGATTATGAAACCTCAGAATCGACGTAACCCCAATATTTTGATCGATAGAGGATTTAGGGTACGTTGCCGACTCCAGGAGGGTGAGAACGATAGCAATA GTGAAGAACCTCCAGAATCATTGTTCATGAAAGAACTAAAGAGAAGAGGAATGAATCCTACTTCACTGCTTGAAGACAGCAACAGAAGTATGTATGGGCAAGATGAGGAGAGAAAATTGGAGGAAGATGGCAGAAGTTCCTCACAGAGAAATGCAGTCTTATCAGATGTTGAGAAAAGCTTATCCAACCAGAGAGAGCGTTCAATGGCATTGAACAGTGAAGGCCCTGAG GGTTTGATTCCACGAGCTAAACTTCTCCTGACACTTGGAGGGACTTTCTTCTTGGGATTTTGGCCCCTGATACTTGTGACAGTTACATTCTTTTCTGCTCTCTACTTT TATTTTGGTCCAAGTTTTGTACATGATGCAAGCAAAACTCCCATATCACTGCCATCATATGTTGATCCATATGCACTTCTGGAAGATGGAAGGATATCAAAGTCAGCTCCGAATGTAAATTGA
- the LOC122658422 gene encoding uncharacterized protein LOC122658422 isoform X2, translating into MMAHTQIVKSSFFPFLNFRTDSNRKISWFCSNSELAVTQRKIMKPQNRFRVRCRLQEGENDSNSEEPPESLFMKELKRRGMNPTSLLEDSNRSMYGQDEERKLEEDGRSSSQRNAVLSDVEKSLSNQRERSMALNSEGPEGLIPRAKLLLTLGGTFFLGFWPLILVTVTFFSALYFYFGPSFVHDASKTPISLPSYVDPYALLEDGRISKSAPNVN; encoded by the exons ATGATGGCGCATACACAGATTGTCAAATCgagtttctttcctttccttaatTTTCGAACAGATTCCAACAGGAAAATTAGTTGGTTTTGCTCGAATTCTGAACTTGCTGTTACACAGAGGAAGATTATGAAACCTCAGAATC GATTTAGGGTACGTTGCCGACTCCAGGAGGGTGAGAACGATAGCAATA GTGAAGAACCTCCAGAATCATTGTTCATGAAAGAACTAAAGAGAAGAGGAATGAATCCTACTTCACTGCTTGAAGACAGCAACAGAAGTATGTATGGGCAAGATGAGGAGAGAAAATTGGAGGAAGATGGCAGAAGTTCCTCACAGAGAAATGCAGTCTTATCAGATGTTGAGAAAAGCTTATCCAACCAGAGAGAGCGTTCAATGGCATTGAACAGTGAAGGCCCTGAG GGTTTGATTCCACGAGCTAAACTTCTCCTGACACTTGGAGGGACTTTCTTCTTGGGATTTTGGCCCCTGATACTTGTGACAGTTACATTCTTTTCTGCTCTCTACTTT TATTTTGGTCCAAGTTTTGTACATGATGCAAGCAAAACTCCCATATCACTGCCATCATATGTTGATCCATATGCACTTCTGGAAGATGGAAGGATATCAAAGTCAGCTCCGAATGTAAATTGA